The Deltaproteobacteria bacterium genome contains the following window.
TTGATTTCAGGAGGAAAAAAGTGATTCAGGTTGGAAAAGTGGCTCAGATCATCGGGCCAGTGGTGGACATTGAGTTCAGGGGAGTGGAATTACCCCCTATTCTCGGCGCGGTTAAAATTACCAACCCCAGCATCGATGATCGGGAGGAAAACTTGGTGGTAGAAGTAGCCCAACACTTGGGCGACGAAATTGTCCGCTGTGTGGCCATGGATACAACCGATGGGTTGGTCCGCGGCATGAAAGCCGCCTATTACGGCGAGCAGATCACCATGCCGGTGGGCCGGGAGACTTTAGGCCGGATTTTGAATGTCGTGGGAATGCCGGTGGATGAAATGGGACCCGTAGTCACGAAATTACGTTACCCGATCCACCGCCCGGCCCCGTCTTTTTCTGAGCAGTCCACCGCCATGGAACCGTTCGAAACGGGGATTAAAGTGGTTGACCTGCTGGCCCCCTATCTAAAAGGCGGGAAGATCGGGCTCTTCGGGGGAGCCGGGGTCGGCAAGACGGTAATCATCATGGAATTGATCCATAACGTGGCCAGGGAGCACGGAGGATTTTCGGTTTTCGCCGGCGTGGGAGAACGCACCCGCGAAGGGAATGACCTCTGGTTAGAAATGAAACAGTCGAAGGTTCTGGAAAAGACTGCCCTAATCTACGGACAAATGACCGAGCCCCCGGGGGCGCGGGCGCGCGTAGGGCTTTCGGCCCTGACCGCCGCTGAGTATTTCCGGGATGAAGAGGGGCAAGATGTACTGTTGTTCATCGATAACATCTTTCGCTTCACCCAGGCCGGCTCGGAAGTCTCCGCCCTTTTGGGTCGAATGCCTTCCGCCGTGGGTTACCAGCCGACCCTGGCTACGGAAATGGGAGAATTACAGGAACGCATCACTTCCACCAAACGTGGATCCATCACTTCGGTTCAGGCGATTTATGTGCCGGCAGACGACCTCACCGACCCTGCGCCGGCGACCACTTTCGCCCATTTAGACGCCACGACCGTCCTTTCCCGGCAGATCGTCGAGTTGGGCATTTACCCGGCCGTGGACCCCTTGGATTCTACCTCCCGCATCCTGGATCCGTTAATCCTGGGGGAGGAGCATTACCAGGTTGCCCGCAGAGTTCAATATATTCTTCAGAAATACAAGGACCTTCAAGATATCATCGCGATCCTGGGAATGGATGAGCTTTCTGAAGAAGATAAACTCACCGTTTCCCGGGCCCGGAAGATTCAACGATTTCTTTCCCAACCGTTCTTCGTAGCCCAGGAGTTCACCGGAACGCCAGGAACCTATGTGAAAATCAAAGATACAGTCCGGGGGTTTAAGGAACTGGTGGAAGGGAAATATGACCATCTTCCCGAACAGGCCTTTTATATGGTGGGAACGATCGAGGATGCCGTGGCCAAAGCCGAGCGCTTAGGGGCCATAGGCTAAGGGGTTTCCCATGGATAAGTCTTTTCTCTTGGAAATTGTTACCCCCTACGGGTTGGTGGTTAGCTCGAAGGTTGAGGAAGCCTATATCGCCGGGAGCCAGGGGGATTTTGGGGTCCTTCCCGGCCATATCCCTTTCCTTACTTCTCTCCGCATCGGAGAATTGCACTACCGGAGGGACAAGGAAATTCATTTTCTGGCTATTAATCGTGGCTTTGCAGAGGTCACTCCCACAAGAACGACCATTCTAACGGATACGGCGGAGCCAGCTGAGGAGATCGACACCGAACGGGCCCAAACCGCCAAGACCCGGGCGGAGGAAGGGCTTAAGAAGCTTTCCAAGGATGACCCGGCATACCTGAAGGAAATGGAAGCATGGGAGCGGGCCCGGGTGAGGCTGCGAATCGCCGAGAAAACTCCTCGGAAATAGTTTCCTAAAGAAGCATGATCAAACTCTGTAGAATCGGTGTGGCGCTGGGCGGTGGCGGAGCCAGGGGGTTGGCTCACCTGGGAGTCCTCTGTGCATTGGAAAGAGAGGGGATCGCCATCGATTTGCTCGCGGGCACTTCCATGGGAGCTTTGGTTGCGGGGGCGTATGCCTTGTCACCGAAATGCGATTTTGTCATCGAGCGGTTCCGCCGCTACTT
Protein-coding sequences here:
- the atpD gene encoding F0F1 ATP synthase subunit beta, with amino-acid sequence MQVGKVAQIIGPVVDIEFRGVELPPILGAVKITNPSIDDREENLVVEVAQHLGDEIVRCVAMDTTDGLVRGMKAAYYGEQITMPVGRETLGRILNVVGMPVDEMGPVVTKLRYPIHRPAPSFSEQSTAMEPFETGIKVVDLLAPYLKGGKIGLFGGAGVGKTVIIMELIHNVAREHGGFSVFAGVGERTREGNDLWLEMKQSKVLEKTALIYGQMTEPPGARARVGLSALTAAEYFRDEEGQDVLLFIDNIFRFTQAGSEVSALLGRMPSAVGYQPTLATEMGELQERITSTKRGSITSVQAIYVPADDLTDPAPATTFAHLDATTVLSRQIVELGIYPAVDPLDSTSRILDPLILGEEHYQVARRVQYILQKYKDLQDIIAILGMDELSEEDKLTVSRARKIQRFLSQPFFVAQEFTGTPGTYVKIKDTVRGFKELVEGKYDHLPEQAFYMVGTIEDAVAKAERLGAIG
- a CDS encoding F0F1 ATP synthase subunit epsilon, which produces MDKSFLLEIVTPYGLVVSSKVEEAYIAGSQGDFGVLPGHIPFLTSLRIGELHYRRDKEIHFLAINRGFAEVTPTRTTILTDTAEPAEEIDTERAQTAKTRAEEGLKKLSKDDPAYLKEMEAWERARVRLRIAEKTPRK